The sequence GGAATTCTCGTTACGCTTGCCGCCTATCTCCCTGCCGGGTTGGAGGATCGCGCGAATCCACTCCTGACGCCGGAACACGTCAAACCCGAATGGTACTTTTTGTCGGTCTATCAATTTCTCAAAGTGGCGGCGGTGTTTAGCTTCCTGGGTGCGGACGCGCCGCGCTTGCTGGGTATTGTGATTCCCAGCATTGCGCTGGCGTTGCTCTTCTTCCTGCCGTTTCTGGATCGCGGTCCTAAACGCCCAGCGCGGCAACGCCCGCTAATGCTGATTATTCTCATCGGCGTCCTGGCGGTAGTTATCGGCTTGACCGTTTGGGGACAGTTTAGCTGACGATACCTTGGCGCGCGGTTCGGTTCACGCGCGCGCGGAGTTTAGATAATGAAACAGTTGTGGAAACTCGGCGCATTCCTATTCATACTCGTCTTGCTCATCGTGTTATTGCCCAGCACGCCGACGCGCGCCCAAGTCGGCACTCCACCGCCGATTCCGCATTCGCTGGAAGGGCGCAATGACTGCGCCATCTGTCACGCGACCGGCGTCGGTGGCGCGCCCAAGTTCCCCGCCGATCACACGGGACGCACGAATGAGATGTGTCAAGTGTGTCACAAACCTGGGACGGCGCGTCCGCCAACGACGCCTCCCAGCGGAACGCCCGGCGCGCAACCAGTTACCAAGCCCGCCGCCGGCACGCCGCCTAAAATTCCACATCCGCTTCAGAATCGCGATAACTGTCTCGCATGTCACCAGACCGGGATCGGCGGCTCGCCCAAAGTGCCAGCGGATCATGCTGGGCGTATCGTGGAGACGTGCAAAGGTTGTCATCAATCTGCTACTTCGAAAGCAGACGTGCCGGTCGTCGTGCCCACGCCGGTGATTCACACATCGCCGGTCGCCAAGACCCAGGATGCGTGTGTGACGTGCCACACCACGCAAGCCGGCAAGTCAACCCAGGTCGTGAACGACTGGAAGTCGAGCATTCACGGAGAACGCAACGTGACTTGCGCGGATTGTCACGGCGGCGATGCGACGAAAGCCGACAAAGCCGCGGCGCATTCGTTCAACGCGGGTTACATCGGCATCCCCAAGATTGTAGATATCCCAGCACTATGTGCGAGTTGCCACGCGCGCGTCGAAACGATGCGTCAGTACGATGTGCCGACCGATCAATGGTCCAAGTATCAGCAAAGCGTGCATGGGCAGAAACTCGCGCAAGGCGATGTCAAGGTGGCAACGTGCGCGACGTGCCACGAATCGCACGCGACCAAAAAATCGGACGATCCGACGGCTAAAGTGTACACGCTGAATGTGCCCGCGTTGTGCGCCTCGTGCCATTCGAACACCGAGTACATGAAGGGCTATAACATTCCGACGAATCAATACTCGTTGTACATTGCAAGTGTGCATGGTCAAGCATTGTTGAACAAACAAGACTTGCGTTCCCCAACGTGCGCGACGTGCCACAGCACGCATGGCGCGGCGCCGCCTGGTTTCGACGAGGTTGCGAATGTGTGCGGCAGTTGTCACACGGCAACCCAACAGTATTACTTGCAGAGTGTCCATGCCAATGACAAACCTGGGACACCCAAGTGCGTCACCTGTCACGGTCGTTACGATGTGATGACGCCGACGGATGATATGTTCATCGGTAACTCGACGCGCCAGTGCGGTAGTTGCCACCCCGATGGATCGCCCCAAGCCGCTGCGGTCAAGAATCTGCATGACAATATCACCGCGAGCGCCAAGGCGTTGGACGATGCGGAGATCGCGCTCAAGCGCGCCGCCGCCGCGGCGTTAATCACCTCGCCCGAAGAAGCCAAGATTGCAGAAGCCAAGACTGCGTTGATTACCGCGCGCGCGGTGCAACACACGCTCAACGCTTCGCTGGTGAAAGAAAAAACCGATCTCGCCGTCGCGAAAGCCAACGAAGTGATTGCCAATTCCGAAAAGGCATCGCGCGATCAAGGACTCAGGGGTCAAGTGATGGGAGTGGGTTTGGTGATTATGGCGATGGCGATCCTGTCGCTGTACGTCATTCGCCGCGAGTTGTACAAACAGTTGCCGCCGGAATAGAGGAGCAAAAAGCCATGACGCAATCGGTCGCACATAGGTCGAACACACCGGTAACTCGGCGTGGATTTATCCAACTCCTGCTGGGTTTTTCGGTGACCGCGACGGTGATTGGAATGTTGACGCCGGTCGTCGCGTATCTATTGCCCCAAGGGGCGAAGCAAGGTGTGGGAGGACCGGTCGAAGTCGGCAAGCCCGAAGAGTTTGCGTCCAACACCGGCAAGATCGTCTCGGTCAATGACAAACCGGTGATTGTGGTGAACAGCAAAGCCGGCGGGATAAAAGCGTTCTCCGCGATTTGCACACACCTGGGTTGTATCGTTTCGTGGGATGCGCGCAAGAATAGTATCGCCTGTCCGTGTCATGACGGATTCTTCAATGCGGTTACCGGCGCGGTCATCTCAGGACCTCCGCCTAAACCATTAGCGCAGTACGAATTAGTTGTGAAGGACGGCAAGGTGTTCGTCGGTAAACAGATCGGATAAGCCAAAATAAAATCCACCACAAAATCTAAAGCCGGCTTTTG is a genomic window of Chloroflexota bacterium containing:
- a CDS encoding ammonia-forming cytochrome c nitrite reductase subunit c552 translates to MKQLWKLGAFLFILVLLIVLLPSTPTRAQVGTPPPIPHSLEGRNDCAICHATGVGGAPKFPADHTGRTNEMCQVCHKPGTARPPTTPPSGTPGAQPVTKPAAGTPPKIPHPLQNRDNCLACHQTGIGGSPKVPADHAGRIVETCKGCHQSATSKADVPVVVPTPVIHTSPVAKTQDACVTCHTTQAGKSTQVVNDWKSSIHGERNVTCADCHGGDATKADKAAAHSFNAGYIGIPKIVDIPALCASCHARVETMRQYDVPTDQWSKYQQSVHGQKLAQGDVKVATCATCHESHATKKSDDPTAKVYTLNVPALCASCHSNTEYMKGYNIPTNQYSLYIASVHGQALLNKQDLRSPTCATCHSTHGAAPPGFDEVANVCGSCHTATQQYYLQSVHANDKPGTPKCVTCHGRYDVMTPTDDMFIGNSTRQCGSCHPDGSPQAAAVKNLHDNITASAKALDDAEIALKRAAAAALITSPEEAKIAEAKTALITARAVQHTLNASLVKEKTDLAVAKANEVIANSEKASRDQGLRGQVMGVGLVIMAMAILSLYVIRRELYKQLPPE
- a CDS encoding Rieske (2Fe-2S) protein; amino-acid sequence: MTQSVAHRSNTPVTRRGFIQLLLGFSVTATVIGMLTPVVAYLLPQGAKQGVGGPVEVGKPEEFASNTGKIVSVNDKPVIVVNSKAGGIKAFSAICTHLGCIVSWDARKNSIACPCHDGFFNAVTGAVISGPPPKPLAQYELVVKDGKVFVGKQIG